The Myxococcota bacterium genome includes the window TCATCTTCCAGTTCCACCACCTGCTGCCCGAGTTCGACGCCTGCGAGAACGTCATGATGCCGGGCCTGATCGGCGGCCGTCCGGCGAAGGAGATGCGTGACCGGGCCCGGCGCCTGCTCTCCGAGGTGGGTCTGGGGCACCGCGAGAACCACCCGGTGGGGAAGCTGTCGGGCGGCGAGCGCCAACGGGTGGCGGTGGCGCGGGCGCTGGTGCTCGAACCGCGGCTGCTGCTGGCCGACGAACCCACGGGCAACCTCGACCCGAAGACCGCCGACCAGGTGCTCGAGCTCTTGCTCGAGATGAACCGGGAACACGGGACGGCGCTGGCGGTGGTGACCCACAGCCCCGAGCTCGCCCTTCGGTTGGGGCGCCAGGTCGAGCTGGTCGACGGCTACCTCGAAGAAGCGACGCTCGCCTAGCCCCCACGGGTCGCGCTGGGCTCTTTCCGGGTTCCCGGGACAGGGTTCTAAGCTCCTGGAAACGCAAGGGTCTTGTCACCTGCGGGGCCGAATCACTAGAGTCCCGCCGTCTGGATCGACCCAGACCCAGAACCGCTCGGGCGTTCGACACCGTTTCGTCCCGAACTCGATGCGCGCAGGCTCGAAGGTCGTCCCCGCCGCCGCTTGCGCCTCGACCTCGGGCCGACGCCGGTGGCGCAAGGCAAAGCAACAATCCAGGTGGCGGGAGTTCGCCGCAGCAGCTCGGAGGGATGGGTGCAATCGATTCGCCACGGCCGCGCTTCGGCGCGGCCCGGCTTGCACCGTGCCCTCTCGCGCGTGGCCGTTCGGGTCTTGGCGTGGAGTCTCGTCTGCGGCGCGCTGGCCGCCCCCGCGGAGGCCCAGCCCGCCGAGGGAGACGCGCCGCGTATCGCGGTTCTCCAGTTCCTGTTTCGCAGTCCCGACGATCGTTCCGACGCGAGCCGCGCCCTGACCCGCGAACTCGTGTCGATCCTCGCCGAGGACGGCCGGGTCGAGATCGTGGACGACTCGATCGACGTGGAGCCGCCGGTGCCCGAGTCGGGCGAAACCCGCGACGCCGCCCTGCGCCGCCGCGGCGCCGAGTGGGAGGCCGACTACCTGGTCACCGGGCGCGCCACCCAGCTCGTGAGCGACGGCGCGATCGATCTGGCGGTCCGTCTGACCCCGGCCCGCGCGGGACTCGCGAGTTCCACCCAGGTCGTGACCGCCCGCGACCTGGGCGCCCTGCAGGCCCGTCTGTTGGAAGTGGCCGAGCGGATCGTCGATCGCGTGGTCGGCGCACCCCCCGCGCGGGTCGTCGGCGTCGACATCCGCGGGGCACCCGGGTTCGAGCAGCAGCTGCTCGGCCGGCTCGGCACCCAGCCCGGCGCCGTCTTCGATCCGCTGGTCGTGCGCGCAGACCTCGCCGAGCTGCGCAGCTCGGCCCTGATCGTGTCGGCCCAGTCGAGCACCGAGAGCGTCGAGGACGGGATCGTGGTGCGCTTCGACGTGGTGTTGGCCGATCCGTCGGCCCAGCGAGCCGAGTCCGGCGAGCGCCTGGTGGCGGTACGGGTGCGCGGAAACCGGCGCATCGAGGCTGCCGCGATCCGCAACCGCATCACGTCTCGGGTGGGCGACCCTCTCGATCAGACCCGCGTCGCCCGCGATCTCGAGGAGATCCAGAAGCTCGGCTTCTTCCGCGACGTCCGGGCCTTCAGCGATCGCAACGACGAGGGACCCATCCTCATCTTCGAGGTCGAGGAGAACCCGCTCGTTCGCCAGATCTCGATCGCCGGCAACGACAACGTCGACGGCGACGACATCCGCGACGCCCTGACCCTGACCACCGGGGCGACCCTCGACTACCCGCTGCTCTTCGAGAACCGCCAGCGCATCGAAGCGCTGTATCGGGCCCAGGGTTACTACCTCGCTTCGGTGTCCTTCGAGATCGAACGGTTGGGTGACTCGGCGGTGGGCATCCACTTCGACGTCGAGGAGGGCGAGAAGCAGAAGCTCCAGGCGATCGAGTTCGAGGGGAACGAAGCCTTCGACGACGACACGCTCACCGAGGGCTTCCAGACGAAGACCTGGAAGTTCTATTCGCTGGCGACGTCCTGGTTCGACAACACGGGCACCTACTCGGAGCCGCTCTTCCTCCAGGATCTGCGTGGCATCGAGCGCCGCTACAGCGACGCCGGCTACCTCCAGGCCCGGGTGGGAGAGCCCCGCGTCGTCGCCGATGGGGATGGTCTGATCGTTCGCGTCGAGATCGACGAGGGTCAGCTCTTCCGGGTCGGGGCGATCGACGTGGTCGGCGATTCCACCGTCGACATCGCGTCGCTGCGCGACAAGCTCAAGCTGAAGCGGGGCGACGTCTTCAACCGCAGTTTCTTGAACGACGACATCGCGTCGCTGACCGAGCACTACCAGGATCGCGGCTTCTACTTCGCCCAGATCACGCCGCTTTCGAACCTGTCGGCGGCGACGGAAGAGGTCGACGTCCAGTTCGAGGTGCGGAAGGGGCCGCTCTACTTCATCCGACGCATCGAGGTCGGTGGCAACTCGATCACCGTCGACCCGGTCGTGCGCCGGGAGGTGCCGATCGTCGAGGGCGAGCTCTACTCCCAGCGCAAGATCGAGCTCGCCCGGCGCCGCGTGGAGGGGCTCGGCTACTTCGAAGAAGTCGACTTCCAGATCGAGCCCACCGACGAGCCCGACCAGCTCGACCTGAAGGTGTCGGTGGTCGAGCGGCCGACCGGGTCCTTCTCCTTCGGCGCCGGCTTCTCCTCCCAGGATGGTCTGGTCGTGACCGGCTCGCTCGCCCAGTCGAATCTCTTCGGGCGCGGCTACGGCGCGAACATCTCGCTGGACATCGGCCGCCAGTCCCAGCGTTTCTTCGTCAATCTCTCCGACCCGTACTTCCTGGGCTCGACCTTCAGCCTCTCCACGACCTTCTCGCGGACGAGCTTCAACTTCCAGGACTTCGAGCAGGACCAGATCGGTGCCGACTTCGTGCTCGGCCACGCCCTTACCGAAGACGCCCGCACCCGTGGCTTCCTCCGCTACAGCTTCAACCTGCGCGAGCTGATCGACGACCGCGACGTGAACGCGGCCGCGGTGATCCAGCGCGAAGTGCTGCAGGACCAGGTCTCGAGCAGCCTGGTCGGACTCTCGGTCGTGGCGGACACCCGCAACGACCGCCTCGCCCCCACCGACGGCTACCAGTACGCGCTGAGCCTCGAGGGCAGCGGGCTCGGCGGCTTCTCGCGTTTCGCGCGCCTCGAAGCGCGCGGCGCTTACTTCCTGGGCGCGCCCGACTGGATGTTCGATCGCTCGACCTTCGTGGTGGCGTCGCGCGCGGGCTGGGCGATCCCCTTCAACCGCGTGAGCGACTTCGAGGTGTTCGATCCCGATCCAGGGGGTGCCGATGTGCGTGCTGTCGCCGGTGGCAACGGTCAGACCCGCTTCCTGCAGGACATCGACGACGACCTGACCCTGCCGCTGACCGAGCGCTACTTCCTGGGCGGTCTGGGCCAGTTCCAGCTGCGCGGCTTCCGTCAGCGCTCGGTGGGGCCGCGCCGCGCGATCCTGCGCCGGGTGGCGGGCAACGCGCTGGTGCCGCTGGGCGTGACCGCGACGAATACGGCGATCGACGGCGCCGTACCGGGGGAGTGTCGAGACGACACCATCATCAACCTCGGCGATGGCGACGGCCTCTGCAACAGCATCACCGACCGCGAGATCGACGACTTCGACGACCTCGACGAGACCGACGTGGTGGGCGGCAACAAGTTCATCGCCAGCACCTTCGAGTACCGCTTCCCGATCTCCGAGACCGTGGGTCTGCAGGGCGTGGTCTTCATCGACGCGGGCAACGCCTTCGACGAGCGTCAACTGAACCTGTTGGACGTGACCGAGTGGCGCTACGGTACCGGGGCGGGCGTCCAGTGGTTCTCCCCCTTCGGCCCCTTGGCCGTCGTACTCGGCTTCCCACTGGACGGCCTCTCTGTGGAAGACTCCCCCGTCTTCGAGTTCTCGATCGGCGGCTCGGCTTTCTGATTCCACGGGTCCGGCATTTCCGATCCCCCAGGCGAGTGTCCCCGGGGGAACACATCCACCGAGGGCGCGATATGCTCGCGTGCCGGCAGGCGGGGGGCCTGCGGACCACCACGTTTGGAGGGGATTCCATGCAGGTTCCCAAAGCAGTCGTATTGCTCGCCCTGGCCATGATCCTGGTCTGGGGCACCGGCGCCCAGGATCAGGCGGTGCGCGTCGGCGTCGTCGACATCGACCAGGCCATCAGCTCGACCAAGGAAGGCAAGGCCGCCCGCGAGGAGTTTGCGCGCAAGCAGCGCGAGGCCGAGTCCAAGATCCAACCGCTGATCGAGCGCTACCAGGGCCTCGAAGAGGACCTCAAGCAGAAGAAGTTCGTGCTGTCGGACGAGGCGCTCTTCCAGAAGCAGCTCGACCTGGCCGAGATGCGCAACGAGATCCAGAATCGGATGAAGGAGCTCGAGGGCCAGCTCCAGGTCGACCAGAAGCGCCTCGAGGGGCCGCTCACGAAGAAGCTGATCGAGGTGATCGAGGAAGCCGGCAAGGATTCGGGCTTCACCATGATCATGCGCCGTGGTTCGCCGGGCCTGCTCTACACGCGTGAAGCGCTCGACATCACCGACCTCATCATCGAGAAGTACAACCAGAAGAGCTGAGGGCCGGCGTGCCGAACATTCATCCCACGGCCGTGGTCGACCCGGGCGCGAAGCTGGCCGATGACGTCACGGTGGGTCCGCTCTCGACGATCGGTGGCGAGGTCGAGCTCGGACCTGGCGTCGAGATCGCGTCCCAGGTGTGCGTCACCGGTCGCACGAAGATCGGGGCTGGGACCTGCGTTCACCCGTTCGCCGTCCTCGGCCTGACGCCCCAGGTGCTCGGCTTCGACGGACGCACCGGCACCCTCGAGATCGGCGAGGAGAACGAGATCCGCGAGTACGTGTCCATCCACGTCGGCTTGCCCGACCACGGTGGGATCACTTCGCTCGGCGATCGCAACCTGATCCAGAACGGCTTCCACATCGCCCACGACTGCCGGATCGGGAACCACTGCGTGCTCGCCGGGATGAGCGGCTTCAGCGGCCACATCGTCGTGGAGGATTTCGCGGTGGTGGGAGCCATGTCCGGCGTCCACCAGTTCGTGCGCATCGGCGAGTCGGCATTCACCGCCGGGAACTCGATGGTCAGCAAGGACGTGCCGCCGTTCTCGAAGGTCGCTGGCGACCGCGCCCGCTTCGTCGGGGTCAACACCATCAACCTCGAGCGGCGCGGCTTCGACAAGGATCGCATCGCGACGATCAAGCACGCCTTCCACGTCCTCTTCCAGTCGAAGCTCCGCTTCGAAGAGGCTACCACCCGGGTCGAAGCGGAATGCGACGGCTCGGCCGACGTGGCCCACCTGCTGAAGTTCCTGCGCTCCGCCGAGCGCGGCTTCGTCCGCTAGCGAGATGTCCGCGGACGCCGTCCTCGGTTTGATCGCAGGCCAGGGAGTGTTCCCGCTCGAGGCGGCGCGGGGCGCTCAGCAGAGCGGCTTGCGCGTCGTCTGCGTCGCCCTGCGCGACCAGACCGACCCGCGCATCGAAGACGCCGCCGACGACGTCACCTGGATCTATCCCGGCGAGGTCGGCAAGGGGCTCGAGGCCTTCAAGGCGGCCGGCGTTCGCGAAGTCGTCATGGCCGGGAAGGTCACGAAGAGCGATCTCTTCCAGGACCCCGACGCGCTGCGCTTCGACGCCCAGGCGTCGGACCTGATGGGCCAACTGACCGACCGCAAGGACGACACCATCCTCGGAAAGCTGGCCGACTTCCTGAAGGTGCTCGGTCTCGAACTCCTGCCTCAGTACGCTCATGCGCCCGAGCTGCTGGTCGGGAAGGGCGTGCTCACGAAGACCGAACCCACGGAAGCGCAGTGGGACGACATCCGCTTCGGGTTCCCGATCGCGAAGACGATGGGGGAGCTCGACATCGGCCAGACGGTCGTCGTGCGCGACCGCGCCGTGATGGCGGTGGAAGCGATCGAAGGCACCGACGCGACCATCCGTCGCGCGGGCACCATCGCCGAGAAGACCTGCGTCGTGAAGGTGGCGAAGCCCTCCCAGGACCCGCGCTTCGACGTGCCCACGATCGGCCCCGCCACGGTGGCGACCCTCGCCGAGGCGGGCGTCGCGGTGCTGGCCTTCGAGGCCGGCTCCACGGTCGTGCTCGAGCGCGATGTCGTGGCCCGCGACGCCGACGCCCAGGGCATCGCGATCGTCGCGGTCGACGGCGCGGAGTTCGCGTGAGCGCCCTGCGCCTCGCCGTGATCGGCGCGGGCGTGATGGGTGGCCATCATGCGCGGAAGGTCTCCGAGCGGGCGCGCAGCCACGGCGATGTGTCGCTGCTCGGGGTCGCCGACCAGGACCCGGAGCGGGCCCGCGCCATTGGTGGCGAGCTCGGCGTGCAGGGAGTCACCGACCCCGCCTCGCTCTTCCGCGAGGCCGATGCCGCGATCGTCGCGGTGTCCGCGGTCGCCCACTACGAGGTCGCGCGACACGCGATCGATGCCGGTCTCGACGTACTCGTCGAGAAGCCGATCGCGGCCACCCTCGAGCAGGCCGACGCGCTGGTCGCGTTGGCCGACGAGCGGGATCGCGTGCTCCAGGTGGGTCACCAGGAATGGTTCAACGCCGCGATGCGCGTCGTGCGCGAGCAGATCGATCGACCGCGCTTCGGCGAGATCCACCGCCTCGGCCCGTTTCCCGAGCGGGGGACCGATGTCGACGTCGTGCGCGATCTGATGATCCACGACATCGAGATCCTGCAGCAGCTTCTCGGCGCCGAGCCCGAGGGAGTCGACGCGGTGGGCGTTCCCGTGATCACCGAGCAGATCGACATCGCCAACGCCCGCCTCACCTTCCCGGGGCACTGCGTCGCGAACCTCACCGCCAGCCGCGTCTCGGCGACGCCGCTGCGGAAGTTCCGCCTGTTCCAGCGCGAGGCCTACTTCTCGATCGACTTCCTCGAGCAGAAGGCGATGCTGTTTCGGCGTCTGCCCGACGGGGAGGGCGGCAAGCGGATCGACATGCAGGAGCTGAAGACCGATCCCGAGGATGCGCTCGCGACCCAGCTCGACGTCTTCGTGCGCGGATTGCGCGAGGGACGCGGGGAGAACCTCGGCGGCGTCAGCGGCGCCCAGGCGGCAGGCGCGCTCCGCACCGCGCTGCGGGTGATCGACGCCATGCCGGATACCGACGCACTGGAATGAGCACGGTCCTGATGTCGGTCGGCGATGCGTCGGGAGACGTCTACGCCAGCGACTTCGTCCGAGAGCTGCGGCGCTTGGCGCCCGAAACGCGCTTCGTCGGGCTGGGCGGCGTCGAAATGGAGAAGGCCGGTGTCGAGCTGGTCGTCCACCAGCGCGACGTCGCGGTGAGCGGGCTCTTCGAGCTCTTGCCCGACCTGCACCGCATCGTGTCAGCCTGGCGCAAGATGAACGCGGCGCTGCGCGAGACCTCGCCCGACCTCGTCGTCCTGGTCGATTCCTCGGGCTTCAACATCCCCTTTGCGCGACGCGCTCGGCGTCGCGGTTGCCCGACGCTCTACTACGTCTCTCCCCAGGTCTGGGCCTGGCGCACCGGGCGCATCCGGAAGCTCGCGCGGTGGGTGAACCAGCTCGCGGTGATCTTCCCGTTCGAACTCGACGTCTACGCCGGTACTGCCGTTCCCGTCGAATATGTGGGGCATCCGCTGGTCGAGCGTCTGCGCGACGTCAGCGCGTCCCTCGATCGCGCGGCGGCGCGGCAGCGACTCGGGCTTCCCGAAGACGCGCGCGTGGTCGCGCTCCTCCCGGGCAGCCGCGGCAGCGAGATGCGACGCCTGCTTCCCCTGCACCTCGAGATCGCGCGGGTGCTCCATGCGCGGGACCCCCGCATCCGCTTCGTGATGCCGCGCGCGGCATCGATCGATGAGGCCACGCTGACCGAGGGCATCGCCGAAGCGCAGCTGCCCCAGCTGCTCGAGCTGCAGATCGTCGACGGCGATTCGCACGCCGTGTTTCGCGCCGCCGACGTAGCGCTCTTGAAACCGGGCACGTCGACCCTCGAGGCGACCCTGCTCGATTGCCCGATCGTCGTGGCCGCGCGCACGAATCCGCTGACGGCCTGGTTGGCGCGACGCCTGGTGCAGGTGGACACATTGACCATGCCGAACCTGATCGCCCGCGAGGCGATCGTCCCCGAGTTTCTCCAGGAAGAGGCCGAGCCGGCGGTCGTCGCCGACGCGGTGCTGGCGCTGCTCGAACCCGAGGCCGGCGAAGCCCAGCGTTCGCGGCTCGCCGTCGTGCGAGAAACCCTGGCCCAGGGAGGTGCCGCGGGTCGCGCCGCAGAGCTCGCCCGAGAGATGCTCGGTGGGCGTCTTCCGGCATAGCGCGGCGGCGCTCACCGCTCTGCTGGGTGCTCCCATCGCGGCCGCCGCGATGGTCGCTCGGCCCGCCTGGCGTACCGGCTGGCGCGAGCGGGCCGGTGCGGGGGCGGCGACTGCCGAGGGCCTCTGGGTCCATGCGGCCAGCATCGGGGAGGTACGCGCCGCCGCGGGCCTGGTCGCGACGCTCGCCGGGCGCGGACACGGACTGACCCTCTCGACCACGAGTCTCACCGGACGCGCGCTCGGCCGCGAGATGCACCCCGACTGGCCCGTCCGACTCGCGCCGATCGACCATCCCTGGGCCGTGGACGCGGCGCTGCGGCAGGCAAGACCGAGCGCGCTCGTGCTCGTCGAGACCGAGCTGTGGCCCGGCTGGATCGCGGCATGCGAACGCGCCGGCATCCCGGTCGTCCTCGTTTCCGGGCGTATCTCGGATCGATCGTTCCCGCGCTACCAGAAGCTCGGCGCGTTCCTCGCGCGGACGCTCGCGCGCATCGCGGCCATCGGCGCTCGCAGTGCGGAAGATCGCGATCGCTTCATCGCGCTCGGCGCGTCCGAGGAGCGGGTGAGCGTCACGGGCGACCTGAAGCTGGACCCTCCGGACACGCCGGCGGCGCTGCGTCCCGATCTCGACCACTGGCTCGGAAAGACGCCTCTGGTCGTCGGCGGGAGCACCCATCCCGGAGAAGAGACGGCGCTCCTGGAGGCCCGGCGGCGCTGGGAGCGCGCGGGTCACGAGTCGGCCCTGCTGCTCGCCCCGCGCTACCCCGACCGCGTGCCCGAGGTGACGTCCCTGGTTCGCGAGGCCGGTGGCATCCCGCGCCTACGCAGCGAGGCCGGTGCGCCCCTCGCCGTCGGAGAGGTCGGCATCCTCGACACGCTCGGAGAACTCGCGGGCGTCTATGCGCGCGCGCATCTCGCCTTCGTCGGCGGAACCCTGGCGCCGGTCGGCGGGCACAACGTGCTCGAGCCCGCGATGGCAGGCGTGCCGGTCGTCTACGGGCCCCACGTCGAGAACACGCTCCAGGCAGCGCAGCTCCTGGAAGCGGGAGGCGCCGCCGAGCGCGTGGCCACGCCGGAAGCGCTGGCGACGGCCGTGGAGCGCGCGCTCGCGGAGCCCGAAGAGGCGGCCGCCCGGGGCGCAGCGGCGCGACGCATGCTCGCCGAGCACCGGGGGAGCGGGGCGCGCGCGGCCGATCTCGTCGAAGCCTGCCTCGATGCCGGGTCACGCAGGTGAGGTTTCGCTGGCTCGAGTCGCGCGAGGAGTCCTTCGCACAGCGCTGTTGGTTGGCGCCGCTCGGGTTGCTCAGCCTCGGCTACGGCGTCGGGGCCGCCTGGAATCGTCGACTGCACGAGGCGGGTTGGCTCTCGCGGCGGCAGCTGGCCGCGCAGGTCGTCAGCGTCGGCAACCTGGTCGTGGGTGGAACCGCGAAGACGCCCCTGGCAGCGTGGCTCGCGGCGGGTCTGCGACGGCGCGGCCGCCGGGTGGTGTTGGCGAGTCGAGGCTACGGACGTCGCGGCGGGGAAGCCGTGGAGGTGGTTTCGGACGGTCGCTTCGTCCGCGGGACCGCCGAACGCGTCGGCGACGAGCCGATGCTCCTCGCCGCGAAGGCGCCGGGCGTACCCGTCCTGGTCGGTCGCGACCGCGGCCTCGTCGGGCTACGCGCGCTCTCGGCCTTCGATGCCGAAGTGATCGTGCTCGACGACGGCTTTCAGCATCACCGCCTCGCGCGCGACGTCGACATCGTCTCCTTCGACGGCGGGCTCGGGTTCGGCAACGGTCGGGTGCTGCCCCGAGGCCCGCTCCGCGAGCCCGCCGGCGCCCTGCGTCGCGCGGACGCGATCGGAGTCGTCGACGGTCCGCTTCCCGAAGCCGACGAGCAGCGGCTCGCGCGCTTCGCCCCCGACGCGTTTCGCTTCGCGACCCGACGCGCCCCCGATGCGCTGCGCCAGCTCGACGGGACGGCGCTCGACGCACCGGCCAGCCTGGCCGACGCCGAGGTGGGCATGCTCGTCGGTGTGGCCCAGCCCCGGGGCGTGCGGCGCACCCTCGAGTCGCTGGGCGCGAAGGTGGTGGCCGAGCGGGTCTTCCCCGACCACCACGCGTTTCGTCGCGAGGACCTTGCCGGCCTCGAGGCGGAGGCGCCGCGCTGGATCACGACGGAGAAGGACGCGGTGAAGCTGCGTCCGGACTGGGCGACGCAGCTGGATCTCGCGGTGCTGTCGATCGAGCTCGAAGTGGACGCGCCGGGGGCGTTCCTCGACTGGCTCGAAGCGCGGTTGCGCTAACCCGCTACGCGGCGGAGGCGCCTCGATACGCCCATGCGTGTCGGGCCATCCGCCGCTGTTCGCGGGGCAGGCAGCGCCAGAGGGCGCCGCGCAGGCCCCGATCGCCGCCGCAGTAGGCGCTGAAGCCGGCGGCGAGTCCGCGCACGCCGATCTGTTCGGCGACGCCGCGCTTGTGCAGCGAGCGCACCAGGCGCATCAGCTCTTGCATGCGACGCGGGGGCGTCGGCGGGGCGTCGGCGCGTGCACCGTCGAGATCGATCACCCACACCTCGGGCTCGGTGCCGCGCAGCAGCAGATTCTTGATGTGGAGGTCGGGGTGCTGACCGCCCGCGTCGTGGAAACGACGAATCGCCGCGCCCACCGCGCGGGCGCCGGCGACTCGCGCCGGCCGGGATGGCGCGCGCGCGAGCCAGGCGAGCCCGTCCGCGGCGTCTTCCACGTGCTCCGTCGCGTAGATCGCTTCCCAGAGCGGCCCGAAGCGGCGATGGGCCACGACGCTCACGGCGCGCGGCACCGGTGCACCCGCGGCGCGCAGGGTCTCGGTGACCCGCAGCTCGGACAGCGGGCGTTCGAAGCCGAGGATGCAGCCGGCCCAGAGCGGCCCCAGCAGTCCGCCGTGGCGCACCGGGCGCAGGTGGAGGCGCTCCGAGTGGCCCGGCAGCGCGAGGATGGCGGTGGCGCCGCGACCCTCGGAGCCCTCGCCTCCGGATCCAACGGACCCGAAGCAGCGCGCGACCGCGTCGGGCGCGGGCCATCCCTGCTCGCGGAGCGCGGCGGCGAAGCGCGCGTCCACCTGCCAGATCTGATCCGGCTCCTGGCTGCGCTCGAAGCCCGGGCGACCTTCCACGGCGGACGCCACTAGCCGAGGCGCCGCGTGCGCCAGAGCAGCACGCCTCCCAGCAGGGCGAAGAGCAGGTTCGGCACCCAGGCGACACCGTGGGGAGACAGTCCCTGCTCGGTGGCGAGGAGCTCCGCGAACTGATGCAGGGCGTAGTAGCCGAAGGCGAGGATCGCCCCCACGATCACGCCGTAGGCGCGTGCGCCGCGTTTGCGCCCCATGGCCAGCGGCACGCCGACCCAGGCAAAGAGCGCCGGCGCTGCCGGCATCGCGTAGCGCTGGGCGAGGTTCGTGGCGTAGTGCTGCGGCTCTTCGCGCAGCGGTCCCGGGTCTTCGCCGGCGTCGATCTTGGCGATCAGCGCGCGCAGATCGTCGACGCTCATCTCGCGCGGTCGCGGCGTAGGGGACGGCCCCAATGCCGCCGCCATGTCGATCCGATACTCGAGTTTCTCGAAGCGCACCTGCTGGTAGCGATCCTCGGCGCCCTGGCGCAGGTCGACGTGCACGTCTCCACGTTCCAGGAGCAGGGAGAGCTCGCCGGCCTCGTCGTCGAGCTTCATCTCGCCGGCTTCCGCGAATACGACGAAGGGCCGCTCGGGATCGGTGCGGTCCGAGATCACGATGCCGCGCAGCCGTCCCGCCGACTCGCGTTCGTCGACGTAGAGCGTGCGGTTGCCGACCGTGTTGAAACGGCCGGCCTCCACCGAGGCCCCCCGGACCAGCATGCGGCGCACGGCCGAAGACATCTCGCGACGAGCGGCGGGCTCGACGTTGACCGTCAGCTCGAACGTGAGGAGCGACAGGAGCACCCCCATCAACCCGATCGGGAGCATCAGGCCCCGCACACCCACGCCGCAGGCGCGCATCGCGGTGATCTCGACGTCGGCGGCCATGCGCCCGATCGCCAGCAGGACGCCCAGCAGGAACGAGACGGGCAGGGCGTAGATGGTGAGCATCGTGCCCAGCAGGCTCACCACGGTGAGCAGGTCGTCGAGCAGGAAGCCCGCGCCGATCAGCTCGTCGAGCACCCGCACCAGGCTGCGCGTGACCATGATGATCGTGATCGCCGCGAGGCCGAGCAGGGTGTACTGCACCACCTCGCGCGCCACGTAGAAGGAGAGGGTGCGCGGCCACCGCATCGCGAGAGCGTATCAGGCACGACGCACTCCGCCCTGGCTCCGGGCGCGTCTCAGCAGCTCCGAGCGCGATCCACTAAACTCCTCGACCGGTCTCCTGGCGGCGGTGTCCGCCGACTTGGTTCCCGGACGCCCGGGTTGCTGGCTGAGGGTGGTTTGCCCAGACTCGATCTCCGTCGCCTCGAACGCCTCGTCGACGACTTCCGCAACGTGCGCCTGTTGGTGCTCGGCGATCTGGTGCTCGACGAGTACATCTGGGGCGACGTCGACCGCATCAGCCCGGAAGCGCCCGTGCCCGTGGTCCACGTGAGCGACGAGACGACCATGCTGGGGGGCGCCGCGAACGCGGCCCGGAACGTGGTGGCGCTGGGCGGCGCGGTGGAGTGTTGCTCGATCATCGGCGACGACCCGGCAGGGCGTCGGGTCCTCGAGCTGGTGAAGGATCTCGGCATCGACCCGGACGGACTGGTGCAGGTGCCCGGCCGGCCCACGACCCGCAAGAGCCGGGTGATCGCCCAGACCCAGCAGATCGTGCGCTTCGACCGCGAGACCGCCGAGCCGCCCGACCCGTCGGTGGCCAGTGAGCTGCTCGCGCGGGTGGCGGAACGCGCCGATCGCGTCAACGGGGTGATCGTCGAGGACTATGGGAAAGGGGTGCTCTCGCGCCGTCTGGCGTCGGGCGCCATGAAGCGGTTTCGCGCCGCCGACGTGCCGGTGGTGGTCGACCCGAAGGCGGACCTCACGCCCTACAAGGGCGCGTCGATGCTCAAACCGAATCTGCGCGAGGCCGAGCTCCTGAGCGGTCTCGAGATCCGCGATCGCAGTGACCTGCCCCGCGCGGTCGCGAAGCTCCGCAAGCGCATCGGCGGCGGTGCGGTCGTGGTGACGCGCGGCCCGGACGGGATGTCGCTCTTCGAAGACGACGGCGACGGGGTCGACGTGCGGACCGCACCGCGCGAAGTCTTCGATGTCGGCGGCGCCGGCGACACGTCCATCGCCGCGCTGGCCCTGGCCTTGCGCGCCGGCGGCACCCTGGTGGAGGCTGCGATCCTCGCGAACGCGGCCTCCGGCATCGTGGTCGGCAAGGTCGGGACGGCCACCGCAAGCGCCGAAGAGCTGAAGGCGGCACTGCCGGCCTTCCTGGAAGCCGCCCGGGGTCGCGGATGATCCAGAGCATGACGGGCTTCGGGAACGCCCGGTACAGCGTCGATGCCTGGTCCTTCGAACTCGAGGTGCGCTCGGTCAACCACCG containing:
- a CDS encoding Gfo/Idh/MocA family oxidoreductase → MSALRLAVIGAGVMGGHHARKVSERARSHGDVSLLGVADQDPERARAIGGELGVQGVTDPASLFREADAAIVAVSAVAHYEVARHAIDAGLDVLVEKPIAATLEQADALVALADERDRVLQVGHQEWFNAAMRVVREQIDRPRFGEIHRLGPFPERGTDVDVVRDLMIHDIEILQQLLGAEPEGVDAVGVPVITEQIDIANARLTFPGHCVANLTASRVSATPLRKFRLFQREAYFSIDFLEQKAMLFRRLPDGEGGKRIDMQELKTDPEDALATQLDVFVRGLREGRGENLGGVSGAQAAGALRTALRVIDAMPDTDALE
- a CDS encoding glycosyltransferase N-terminal domain-containing protein, which encodes MGVFRHSAAALTALLGAPIAAAAMVARPAWRTGWRERAGAGAATAEGLWVHAASIGEVRAAAGLVATLAGRGHGLTLSTTSLTGRALGREMHPDWPVRLAPIDHPWAVDAALRQARPSALVLVETELWPGWIAACERAGIPVVLVSGRISDRSFPRYQKLGAFLARTLARIAAIGARSAEDRDRFIALGASEERVSVTGDLKLDPPDTPAALRPDLDHWLGKTPLVVGGSTHPGEETALLEARRRWERAGHESALLLAPRYPDRVPEVTSLVREAGGIPRLRSEAGAPLAVGEVGILDTLGELAGVYARAHLAFVGGTLAPVGGHNVLEPAMAGVPVVYGPHVENTLQAAQLLEAGGAAERVATPEALATAVERALAEPEEAAARGAAARRMLAEHRGSGARAADLVEACLDAGSRR
- the lpxI gene encoding UDP-2,3-diacylglucosamine diphosphatase LpxI (LpxI, functionally equivalent to LpxH, replaces it in LPS biosynthesis in a minority of bacteria.), which translates into the protein MSADAVLGLIAGQGVFPLEAARGAQQSGLRVVCVALRDQTDPRIEDAADDVTWIYPGEVGKGLEAFKAAGVREVVMAGKVTKSDLFQDPDALRFDAQASDLMGQLTDRKDDTILGKLADFLKVLGLELLPQYAHAPELLVGKGVLTKTEPTEAQWDDIRFGFPIAKTMGELDIGQTVVVRDRAVMAVEAIEGTDATIRRAGTIAEKTCVVKVAKPSQDPRFDVPTIGPATVATLAEAGVAVLAFEAGSTVVLERDVVARDADAQGIAIVAVDGAEFA
- the lpxB gene encoding lipid-A-disaccharide synthase, coding for MSTVLMSVGDASGDVYASDFVRELRRLAPETRFVGLGGVEMEKAGVELVVHQRDVAVSGLFELLPDLHRIVSAWRKMNAALRETSPDLVVLVDSSGFNIPFARRARRRGCPTLYYVSPQVWAWRTGRIRKLARWVNQLAVIFPFELDVYAGTAVPVEYVGHPLVERLRDVSASLDRAAARQRLGLPEDARVVALLPGSRGSEMRRLLPLHLEIARVLHARDPRIRFVMPRAASIDEATLTEGIAEAQLPQLLELQIVDGDSHAVFRAADVALLKPGTSTLEATLLDCPIVVAARTNPLTAWLARRLVQVDTLTMPNLIAREAIVPEFLQEEAEPAVVADAVLALLEPEAGEAQRSRLAVVRETLAQGGAAGRAAELAREMLGGRLPA
- the lpxK gene encoding tetraacyldisaccharide 4'-kinase, yielding MRFRWLESREESFAQRCWLAPLGLLSLGYGVGAAWNRRLHEAGWLSRRQLAAQVVSVGNLVVGGTAKTPLAAWLAAGLRRRGRRVVLASRGYGRRGGEAVEVVSDGRFVRGTAERVGDEPMLLAAKAPGVPVLVGRDRGLVGLRALSAFDAEVIVLDDGFQHHRLARDVDIVSFDGGLGFGNGRVLPRGPLREPAGALRRADAIGVVDGPLPEADEQRLARFAPDAFRFATRRAPDALRQLDGTALDAPASLADAEVGMLVGVAQPRGVRRTLESLGAKVVAERVFPDHHAFRREDLAGLEAEAPRWITTEKDAVKLRPDWATQLDLAVLSIELEVDAPGAFLDWLEARLR